The genomic interval AGCCCTGCGAACGTCGCGGTGACGCTCGCGCGGCTCGGGCGCCGCGCCACCCTCGTGACGGTGCTCGCCGACGACGCCCGCGGCCGGCTGGTGCGCGCGTGGGCCGAGGCGTCGGGTGTCGCGGTGGCAGCGTCCGCCCCGGCGTGCGGCCGGACGTCGACGGCCGCCGTCGTGCTCGACGCGCAGGGCGGTGCGACCTACGACTTCGACCTGACCTGGGACCTGCCCGCCGTGGCCGCGACCGGGCAGGTGGCCGGTGCCGGCGTCGTGCACGCCGGCTCGATCGCGACGGTTCTCGACCCGGGCGCGTCGTCCGTCGAGGAGGCGATGCGGGCCGCGCGCGGGCACGCGCTCGTCTCGTTCGACCCCAACGCGCGGCCCGCGATCACGCCCGACGTCGCGGCGGTGCGCCCGCGCGTCGAGCGGCTCGTGGCGTTGAGCGACGTCGTCAAGGTGTCGGCCGAGGACCTCGCGTGGTACCACCCGGACGAGGACCCGCTCGACGTCGCGCGCGCGTGGGCCGTGGCGGGCCCTGTCGTGGTGGTCGTGACGCTCGGCGGCGACGGCGCCGTCGTGGTGCGCGGCGGCGACGTCGTTCGGGTGCCCGGTGAGCGCGTGGCGGTGGCCGACACCATCGGCGCCGGTGACACGTTCATGGGTGCGCTGCTCGACGCGTTCGCGGAGCGCGGGGCCGTAGGCCCTGCGGCGCGGGAGGTGCTCGCGGCGCTGACGACGCGGCAGCTTGCCGACGCCGCACGCTGGGCGTCCCGCGCGGCCGCGGTGACGGTCTCGCGCCCCGGGGCGGACCCGCCGACGCGGGCGGAGGTGGCGGCGCCCGCACCGTGACCGCGGGGCCGTCGCAGGCGGATCGTGTGCGGTCGTGGGGGCCGAAGAGGGGCGCCACCGCGGGGTGCTGTCGACCGCCTCGCTCTACAGTCGTGACCGGAGGGCGTCGAGAAGGGAGGGTCGGGGCGGTGGCCGTCACCATGCACGACGTCGCACGGCTTGCCGGCGTCTCGATCAAGACGGTGTCCAACGTGGTGAACGACTACCCGTACATCCGGCCCCAGACGCGTGCGCGCGTCGAGGCTGCGATCGAGACGCTCGGCTACGAGCTGAACGTCACCGCGCGCCAGCTCAAGCAGGGGCGCACGGGAATGATCGGGCTAGCCGTTCCCGATCTCCGGGTCCCCTACTTCTCCGAGCTGGCCTACTCGGTCATGCGTGCCGCCGAGGATCGTGGGCTGACGCTGCTCATCGAGCAGACCGGGCCGATGGGCGAGCGGGAGCTCGACGCGCTGCGCGGGCAGAAGCGCCGCCTGACCGACGGCCTGATCTTCTCGCCCGTGTCGATGAGCCCCGACGACACGACGCCGCTGGCGGTCACCTACCCGCTCGTGCTCCTCGGCGAGCGGGTGTTCCAGGGGCCCGTGGACCACGTCACGATGGCCAACGTCGAGGGCGCGAAGGCTGCGGCGTCGCACCTGGTGGAGCGTGGCTGCCGTCACGTCGCGGTGATCGGCGCGCACCCGGGTGAGGTGGTCGGTTCCGCGGGTCTGCGCCTGAAGGGGTTCCAGGCGGGGCTCACCGAGGCGGGGCTCACGCCCGACCCGCGGCTGGTCGGGGTCGCGGGGCGCTGGGTGCATGCCACCGGTGCCGAGGCGATGCGGCAGGTGCTCGACACGGGGGCGCCCGTCGACGGCGTGTTCGCCATGAACGACGCCCTCGCCCTGGGTGCGTTGCGTGAGCTGCACCGGCGCGGGTTCGCCGTCCCCGACGACGTCGCGGTGGTGGGGTTCGACAACATCGCCCAGACGTTGTACTCCGAGCC from Xylanimonas allomyrinae carries:
- a CDS encoding PfkB family carbohydrate kinase, with product MTLARLGRRATLVTVLADDARGRLVRAWAEASGVAVAASAPACGRTSTAAVVLDAQGGATYDFDLTWDLPAVAATGQVAGAGVVHAGSIATVLDPGASSVEEAMRAARGHALVSFDPNARPAITPDVAAVRPRVERLVALSDVVKVSAEDLAWYHPDEDPLDVARAWAVAGPVVVVVTLGGDGAVVVRGGDVVRVPGERVAVADTIGAGDTFMGALLDAFAERGAVGPAAREVLAALTTRQLADAARWASRAAAVTVSRPGADPPTRAEVAAPAP
- a CDS encoding LacI family DNA-binding transcriptional regulator; this translates as MAVTMHDVARLAGVSIKTVSNVVNDYPYIRPQTRARVEAAIETLGYELNVTARQLKQGRTGMIGLAVPDLRVPYFSELAYSVMRAAEDRGLTLLIEQTGPMGERELDALRGQKRRLTDGLIFSPVSMSPDDTTPLAVTYPLVLLGERVFQGPVDHVTMANVEGAKAAASHLVERGCRHVAVIGAHPGEVVGSAGLRLKGFQAGLTEAGLTPDPRLVGVAGRWVHATGAEAMRQVLDTGAPVDGVFAMNDALALGALRELHRRGFAVPDDVAVVGFDNIAQTLYSEPPLTTIDVSRKHIAHEAVRMLIERMEGLDVAPRLLTAPFELVERASTARQGTT